Genomic segment of Streptomyces zhihengii:
TCGCCCCGGGCGCGTGTTCCGCCGCCGTCGCCCCGATGGCCCGGGGCGGCTTTCCGGCCGCCATTGAAGGACGGGCGCGGGGCGGGGGGCGGCCCGGCACGCCGGGGGGCCGGACGGAGTCGTCCGTTCGGTGCAGCCGCGCCCACCGGGGGCCGGTGGGCGCGGGCGGGGTCACATCCTGCTGATGCGCAGATAGCGCCGCACGTCGGGGAGGACGGCCACGACGACGGCGACGGCGGCGACCGCGGTGAGGGCGGCGCAAGCGGTGGCGAGGGTGCTCTTGTTCTTCACGGTGT
This window contains:
- a CDS encoding DUF6893 family small protein, whose translation is MKNKSTLATACAALTAVAAVAVVVAVLPDVRRYLRISRM